The proteins below come from a single Armatimonadota bacterium genomic window:
- a CDS encoding permease, producing MLDAALLFLINVLWAAAYPVAKFAINGGVPSVTLAWARWAVAMLVLPLFARFVLRVPLGLPRSDLLRALVLGALALGLVHILVFVGLKYTTAVDATLLLAGEPLVMAVMSVLLLREGMTRQAVWGMVLGFAGAYLLINRGLIPPLNNSGTLIGNLLVAASVLVEGTGTVLSRGLTRRYSGIVVLFWESVGATLALAIPAYLSWAGSPVAPDPAALGAVLYLGMVNSAFCYAVWFVLMERHHVGNMGVFIFVQPVFGALMGVLWLKEPFGFYTAIGSAMVLGGVWLTTRITADERVEGHALP from the coding sequence GTGCTTGACGCCGCGTTGTTGTTCTTGATCAATGTGCTGTGGGCAGCAGCATATCCGGTGGCGAAGTTTGCCATCAATGGCGGGGTTCCGTCGGTGACGCTGGCTTGGGCACGGTGGGCGGTTGCCATGTTGGTATTGCCCCTCTTCGCCCGTTTTGTGCTGCGGGTACCGCTGGGGTTGCCTCGTTCCGACCTGCTTCGTGCGCTGGTGTTGGGCGCGCTGGCTTTAGGGCTGGTGCATATTCTGGTGTTCGTCGGGCTGAAGTACACCACCGCCGTCGACGCCACTTTACTGCTAGCTGGAGAACCGCTGGTGATGGCAGTGATGTCTGTTCTGCTGCTGCGCGAAGGGATGACGAGGCAGGCGGTGTGGGGAATGGTGCTGGGGTTTGCAGGCGCGTACCTGCTTATCAATCGTGGGCTGATACCCCCGCTAAACAACAGCGGCACGCTGATAGGCAACCTGCTGGTGGCGGCGTCGGTGCTAGTGGAAGGCACAGGTACGGTGCTTTCGCGAGGGTTAACCCGCCGTTATAGCGGCATAGTGGTGCTGTTCTGGGAGAGTGTAGGGGCAACGCTGGCTCTGGCGATACCGGCGTATCTGTCCTGGGCGGGCTCGCCCGTTGCGCCAGATCCAGCCGCGCTGGGCGCAGTGCTCTACCTGGGCATGGTTAACAGCGCGTTCTGCTACGCAGTATGGTTTGTGCTGATGGAGAGACATCATGTGGGCAATATGGGCGTGTTTATCTTTGTGCAGCCGGTGTTTGGTGCGCTGATGGGCGTGCTGTGGCTGAAGGAGCCTTTCGGCTTCTATACTGCTATCGGCTCGGCAATGGTGCTGGGCGGAGTGTGGTTAACCACACGTATCACCGCTGACGAGCGTGTAGAGGGTCACGCTCTGCCGTGA
- a CDS encoding aminomethyltransferase — MERPASSPLSKWFGGKSPASYGDLSAEYASLRAGAVVLDMGTLGKLLVTGDDRIAYLQGQLSQDILPLQQAGNGAFSCLLKPTGQMLSDMVLFSTDDAIFVLTPPHTRRMVHERLTQFVIVEDVEITDVTEERTLLHVAGPLSPSILKLFGLEEALPLWHSRVCTWGGASLVLGRTDRCGEQGYDLLAPAGSTSVLWQALLDAGARPIGYEAFNVRRVEAGIPLFGIDMNENTIPLEAGLGERAISFTKGCYTGQEVIHRIFSRGHTNRSLVGLHLFGDVLPPYRAPISTGDRRDAGWVTSAVRSLALDGVIALGTVRNEYTMPGTRVVIQHEPSPIEAQVVPLPFVEPSRA, encoded by the coding sequence GTGGAAAGACCAGCCTCCTCGCCCTTGTCCAAATGGTTCGGCGGTAAGTCACCTGCTTCGTATGGCGACCTCAGTGCAGAGTACGCTTCCCTGCGAGCAGGCGCGGTTGTGCTCGACATGGGTACGCTGGGTAAGCTGCTCGTGACCGGCGACGACCGGATTGCCTACCTGCAAGGACAACTCAGTCAGGACATTTTGCCCCTGCAGCAAGCAGGAAACGGTGCGTTCTCGTGTTTGTTGAAACCTACCGGACAGATGCTCTCGGACATGGTGTTGTTTTCTACAGACGACGCCATCTTCGTCCTGACCCCACCCCATACGCGCCGGATGGTGCACGAACGGCTAACACAGTTTGTGATTGTGGAGGACGTGGAGATAACAGACGTCACCGAGGAGCGCACGCTACTGCACGTTGCCGGGCCGCTCTCTCCCAGCATACTAAAACTGTTTGGGCTGGAAGAAGCACTTCCCCTCTGGCACAGCAGGGTATGTACGTGGGGTGGAGCGTCGCTGGTTTTAGGACGCACTGACCGCTGCGGCGAGCAGGGGTACGACCTTTTGGCTCCTGCAGGAAGTACGTCTGTGCTCTGGCAGGCGTTGCTGGATGCAGGTGCACGTCCTATAGGCTATGAGGCGTTCAACGTGCGTCGGGTGGAGGCGGGAATTCCGTTGTTCGGAATAGATATGAATGAGAATACTATCCCTCTGGAAGCGGGGCTGGGCGAGCGCGCCATCAGCTTCACCAAGGGTTGCTACACCGGACAGGAGGTCATCCATCGCATTTTCTCACGTGGACACACGAACCGTTCGCTGGTGGGGCTGCATCTGTTCGGGGATGTTTTGCCACCGTACCGTGCTCCTATCAGCACAGGCGACCGTCGGGATGCGGGCTGGGTTACCAGTGCGGTGCGTTCTCTCGCGCTGGATGGGGTCATCGCGCTGGGTACTGTGCGCAACGAGTACACCATGCCCGGTACACGGGTTGTCATCCAGCATGAACCGTCTCCCATAGAAGCGCAGGTCGTCCCGTTGCCTTTTGTGGAGCCGAGCCGTGCTTGA